Proteins co-encoded in one Natronorubrum daqingense genomic window:
- a CDS encoding helix-turn-helix domain-containing protein translates to MRYVTYVLTPQQGYFDPGEQVLSEYGVTLRTIQDTDFLSDGTIVTRREIVGDREDVTRALEHPSSNVFEYMLSDVNESKILQMHYQPSELTTNLLEIHQRHAVLLDYPMEYTGPNNAHLRVSQIGSESELRSLISETRALTDLDIERLGRYDPSDGQPLIDLTNRQREVLSVAIEEGYYQEPREVTYQEIADELGCSAGTVGQHLRRIESQLMSTIVLGGTSRTDHGTPSTPDRSAETKPSR, encoded by the coding sequence ATGCGATATGTGACATACGTACTCACACCTCAGCAAGGGTATTTCGATCCGGGTGAACAGGTGTTGAGCGAGTACGGCGTCACCCTTCGAACGATCCAGGATACTGATTTCCTCAGTGACGGTACGATCGTGACGCGCCGAGAGATCGTTGGGGATCGGGAGGACGTGACCCGCGCGCTCGAGCATCCGTCGTCGAACGTCTTCGAGTACATGCTCAGTGACGTCAACGAGAGCAAAATCTTGCAGATGCACTACCAGCCAAGCGAGTTGACGACGAATCTCCTCGAGATCCATCAGCGACACGCGGTGTTGCTCGATTATCCGATGGAATACACTGGTCCGAACAATGCACACCTCCGCGTTTCACAGATCGGCAGCGAGAGCGAACTTCGGTCGTTGATCTCCGAAACGCGGGCCCTCACTGACCTGGATATCGAACGACTCGGTCGGTACGATCCCTCCGATGGCCAACCATTGATCGATCTGACGAATCGCCAGCGAGAAGTATTGTCCGTCGCGATCGAGGAAGGATACTACCAGGAACCACGAGAAGTCACGTACCAAGAGATAGCGGACGAACTGGGTTGTTCGGCGGGGACTGTCGGCCAGCACCTTCGTCGAATCGAGTCCCAGCTCATGTCGACGATCGTCCTCGGCGGCACCTCGAGGACGGATCATGGGACGCCGTCGACACCCGATCGAAGCGCTGAAACGAAACCCTCGAGGTAG